A genomic region of Metopolophium dirhodum isolate CAU chromosome 1, ASM1992520v1, whole genome shotgun sequence contains the following coding sequences:
- the LOC132933790 gene encoding patronin isoform X1, whose protein sequence is MDRADGSRNFAGNPDICSQAKQRATIKWLLSKAYNNRIPENVIEPFYKDHDNQEHLKPPLVHSLANAELYCLALGNIYSDPNYHNLNHWGVIQALNKKGVTVNDPSVTETVLIQTTPLKLSAHMAIMEAVMTLYAKEVATPNRVMAAIQRLNHVPHRTTIVMPEDNEKAILLWVNRTVEALKHRISSSQTENSSVPDISPVNDFHEISDGAAIAALISFYCPDELPWQYITVSKAPTSTDCIKNFSVINDFCDHSLPFSIFHMRPQDVYYIRGSMKTNLIAFFADLFNVLEIHPAKCVSFNQGRNDLADAYPRNSHGVAHKRLLPQAISVIPDLRSNLDSHSTGFTGMAHNNSVKKVSNTITPQPPQDGKKTTRCNGEEQFVVHRNRSVLTLNSMLNPSNGDANNDVAAGKPTHWEDTRKQSYAGRRSRRNSFSEDSQLTVENFGGSQDNLHFLGRNPDKEPAIHVARKDSISKVTNSHSQENDSSGVHNLLQHSNTSPAMSRVSSDASNNSQGLQRMLYDSFDDVESVVQPPMPTLKRSLSYVDTTTQPVNPSSTTTWLQQSSSSAAHSDHGDDSESDGSVMSSQLLNIKLKLEEKRRQIENDKRKMESLMNRQRQQVGKAAFFQAVTRSKNSGRNLQSPDSNYSRMMFNDGNISPSSVKTAQQSFSFQDNGMESKWSDRMSQYTDDRKTPDLDHINTEDYNTLSKMHSNYQEIQADLQCLANQQNQMQHNSLQSEMMQHYPGIQSLQQVYQNTHSIHQPQNYLINRQQSNNCVMPNGQMIQHMDHNNTDNNQQWHSLMNHNQPPMPAFNNYNQPQHTQYQNQQGYVNQRPVSSNTLPNPNVYSPADNHYLPQDPYDQIMPPNKETQSQQFFLHNNQQQPQQQQQQQQQQQKFRKSWDISSSPQTHTFAQESQNIWNGSRTIPKSSQPSSLSGSPRQKSEFALLNRSGVKTSPSSPVPPPRRNSNHVVSHSQMPTPSIDDMQPQSISFIGNDANKSDLDLSESLNRIQITSGHRTYRLPSPTRTHMQINRNSFNDNNTSISNTSQDTSANTSDKGFYVSFEDEETPKRPKPPLRMKKIVSKERNLTQVLNNSVSLNNLDISPRHFNSSTIAKSKEFSTPVKSASESAVLQSSNSKINRSKISPSTGVELIIENQNPDPVAIDEMEKKKERILLLSLQRRQQQEEIKNKKEIEAQKRKEKEKEKEEMKLRKKEEEKQRRAVILEQYRIKKTIEEAEREGKTVDKELLNSLKINNNHTMGGPPRLRSKMQSGRPRPKTIHVDRSDTPDGTMTPSRGKKGSITNLATLNSQIRRDYYRGSQDCLAETRRTSTSSLYSDLTDEGKLNTPRNLDRHGSYKNSRDSSLDRTKRKTNFGYYNSAPRKSSSLMNLYGGSSCDQDSMLYRCGDTDSGLGRATPPRRAASPSGPGSLPVRRKFDDAASESGGSDYSGPRLYKQPVTKSNRGIILNAVEYCVFPGVVNRDAKKRVLEEINRSEARHFLVLFRDTGCQFRALYLYYPESEEVAKLYGTGPRIVTDRMFDRFFKYNSGGKCFSQVHTKHLTVTIDAFTIHNSLWQGKKVNYPNKKDMTLVV, encoded by the exons gctAAGCAAAGAGCTACGATAAAATGGCTTCTTTCAAAGGCGTACAATAATAGAATTCCAGAAAATGTTATTGAGCCATTTTATAAAGACCATGAT aatCAAGAACATCTAAAACCACCTTTGGTCCATTCTTTAGCTAATGCTGAACTTTATTGTCTGGCATTAGGAAATATATATTCTGATCCAAATTATCACAATCTTAATCACTGGGGAGTTATCCAAGCTTTAAATAAAAAGGGTGTAACTGTGAATGATCCATCAGTAACAGAGActgttttaattcaaacaacACCTTTAAAACTT AGTGCTCACATGGCAATAATGGAAGCTGTTATGACATTGTATGCAAAAGAAGTAGCAACACCTAACCGTGTGATGGCTGCTATACAAAGACTGAATCATGTTCCTCATAGAACCACTATTGTAATGCCTGAGGATAACGAAAAAGCTATTTTATTATGGGTTAATCGTACTGTTGAGGCTTTAAAACATCGAATATCAAGTTCACAAACG GAGAATTCGTCTGTACCCGACATTTCCCCCGTGAATGATTTTCATGAAATCAGTGATGGTGCAGCTATAGCAGCGTTGATATCTTTTTATTGTCCTGATGAATTGCCTTGGCAGTATATTACTGTATCTAAAGCACCAACATCTACAGACTGTATAAAAAATTTCAGTGTTATAAATGATTTTTGCGATCACAGTCTACCTTTTAGCATATTTCACATGAGGCCAcaagatgtatattatataagagg gtctatgaaaacaaatttaatcgCATTTTTTGCTGATTTGTTCAATGTTTTGGAAATACATCCTGCTAAATGTGTCAGTTTCAATCAGGGTAGAAACGATTTGGCAGacg CATATCCGAGAAATAGCCACGGAGTAGCGCATAAACGTTTGTTACCTCAAGCAATTTCTGTTATACCGGATCTCCGCAGTAATTTGGATTCACATTCTACAGGGTTTACAG GCATGGCACATAACAATTCTGtgaaaaaagtttcaaataccATAACACCTCAACCGCCACAAGACGGAAAAAAGACTACCCG ATGTAACGGTGAAGAACAATTTGTCGTCCATCGTAATCGTTCTGTTCTCACTCTAAATTCAATGTTAAATCCCAGTAATGGTGATGCTAATAATGATGTAGCAGCAGGTAAACCAACACACTGGGAAGACACAAGAAAACAATCTTATGCTGGTCGACGTTCAAGAAGAAATTCATTTTCTGAAGATTCACAA ttaacgGTTGAAAATTTTGGTGGATCACAAGATAATTTACATTTCCTTGGTCGAAATCCAGACAAAGAACCGGCGATACACGTTGCACGAAAAGATAGCATCAGTAAAGTAACTAATTCTCATTCTCAAGAAAATGATAGTTCTGGTGTTCATAATCTATTACAACACTCCAATACTAGTCCTG CAATGTCGAGGGTTTCTAGTGATGCATCAAACAATAGCCAAGGACTTCAACGGATGTTGTATGATAGTTTTGACGATGTAGAATCTGTTGTCCAACCACCTATGCCTACGCTTAAACGGAGTTTGTCATATGTTGATACTACTACACAACCCGTGAATCCATCCAGTACAACTACATGGTTACAACAAAGTTCTTCATCTGCTGCTCACAGTGATCATG gAGATGATTCGGAGAGCGACGGTTCTGTTATGAGTTCACAATTgctcaatataaaattaaaattagaagaaAAAAGGCGACAGATTGAAAACGACAAACGCAAGATGGAATCTCTTATGAATCGACAAAGACAACAAGTAGGAAAAGCTGCATTCTTCCAAGCTGTGACAAgg AGTAAAAATAGTGGTAGAAATTTACAAAGCCCTGATTCAAACTATAGCAGAATGATGTTTAATGACGGTAATATTTCACCATCTTCTGTTAAAACTGCTCAGCAGTCTTTTTCATTTCAG GATAATGGGATGGAAAGTAAATGGTCTGATCGTATGAGTCAGTACACGGATGATCGCAAAACACCCGATTTAGATCACATAAATACAGAAGATTACAATACCCTATCCAa AATGCATTCGAATTATCAAGAAATTCAAGCAGACCTACAATGTTTAGCTAATCAACAAAACCAAATGCAACATAACAGTTTACAGTCAGAAATGATGCAGCATTATCCCGGTATCCAGTCATTGCAACAAGTTTATCAAAACACTCATTCCATTCACCAACCTCAAAATTACTTAATCAACCGCCAACAAAGTAATAACTGTGTAATGCCCAATGGACAAATGATTCAACACATGGATCATAACAACACTGATAATAATCAACAATGGCACAGTCTTATGAATCACAATCAACCACCCATGCCAGCgtttaacaattataatcaacCACAACATACACAATACCAAAATCAGCAAGGTTATGTTAATCAAAGACCAGTTTCGTCTAACACACTACCAAATCCCAATGTATACTCTCCAGCAGACAACCATTATTTGCCACAAGATCCATATGATCAAATAATGCCACCTAATAAAGAAACGCAATCCCAGCAGTTTTTCTTACACAACAACCAACAACAACctcaacagcaacagcaacagcaacagcaacaacaaaaATTCAGAAAAAGTTGGGACATTTCATCATCACCACAGACACATACATTTGCTCAAGAATCTCAAAACATTTGGAATGGCag tCGCACAATACCAAAGTCTTCACAACCATCGTCATTGAGTGGGTCGCCACGTCAAAAGTCTGAATTTGCTCTGTTAAATAGGTCTGGTGTTAAAACTAGTCCTTCATCACCAGTTCCTCCTCCTCGTCGTAATTCCAATCATGTTGTGAGCCACTCTCAAATGCCAACACCATCCATTGACGATATGCAACCTCAGAGCATTTCATTCATTG GCAATGATGCTAACAAGTCAGATCTTGATCTTTCCGAAAGCCTAAATAGAATTCAAATAACATCTGGACATAGAACGTACAGGTTACCATCTCCTACACGAACACATATGCAAATTAATCGAAATTCTTTCAACGACAATAATACCTCTATATCCAACACTAGTCAAGATACATCAGCAAACACATCGGATAAAGGTTTTTATGTCTCATTTGAAGATGAAGAAACACCTAAGCGACCCAAACCTCCATTgagaatgaaaaaaattgtatcaaaa GAAAGGAATTTGActcaagtattaaataattctgtGTCACTAAACAACTTGGATATTTCTCCCAGACATTTTAATTCTTCAACGATTGCCAAGTCAAAAGAATTTTCTACTCCAGTTAAATCTGCCTCTGAATCTGCAGTATTGCAGAGCTCAAATAGCAAAATTAATCGTTCCAAAATTTCACCTTCTACTGGAGTTGAGCTCATTATTGAAAACCAAAATCCAGACCCT gTGGCCATTGATGAGATGGAAAAGAAGAAAGAAAGAATTCTTTTATTGTCGTTACAGCGGAGACAGCAACAAGAagaaattaagaataaaaaagaaattgaagcacagaaaagaaaagaaaaagagaAGGAAAAAGAAGAAATGAAACTGCGTaagaaagaagaagaaaaacagAGAAGGGCCGtaatattagaacaatataggATTAAAAAGACTATTGAAGAAGCTGAAAGAGAA gggAAAACTGTTGATAAAGAACTTTTGAACTCATTGAAAATCAACAACAATCATACTATGGGTGGCCCTCCAAGGTTACGAAGTAAAATGCAGAGTGGACGGCCCCGACCAAAAACAATACATGTTGATCGAAGTGATACTCCGGATGGAACGATGACACCATCTCGAGGCAAAAAAGGTTCAATCACAAATCTTGCTA CATTGAACTCACAAATTAGACGAGATTATTACCGAGGATCACAAGACTGCTTAGCCGAAACGCGGCGAACGTCAACTTCCTCTCTTTACTCAG ACTTGACTGATGAAGGGAAACTCAATACTCCAAGAAATTTGGATCGTCATGGATCTTACAAAAATTCTAGAG ATTCTTCTTTGGACAGAACAAAGCGTAAAACAAATTTTGGATACTACAATAGTGCACCTCGTAAATCCAGTTCTCTCATGAATTTGTATG gaGGTTCGAGCTGCGACCAAGACAGCATGCTGTACCGGTGCGGCGATACGGATTCAGGGCTGGGACGTGCCACACCGCCAAGGAGAGCCGCATCGCCATCTGGCCCAGGGTCTCTACCCGTCCGTAGAAAGTTCGACGATGCCGCAAGCGAGAGCGGTGGTAGTGATTACAGCGGTCCCAG GCTCTACAAACAACCAGTGACCAAGTCCAACCGCGGTATCATATTGAACGCAGTCGAGTATTGCGTGTTCCCAGGCGTAGTCAACCGGGACGCCAAAAAGCGGGTACTCGAGGAGATCAACCGTTCCGAGGCCAGGCACTTTCTGGTACTGTTCCGAGACACGGGTTGCCAATTCCGCGCGTTATATCTGTACTACCCGGAGAGCGAGGAGGTGGCCAAACTCTACGGCACCGGTCCACGGATAGTCACCGATCGCATGTTTGATAGGTTTTTCAA GTACAATTCTGGCGGCAAGTGTTTTTCGCAAGTGCACACCAAACATCTGACTGTCACCATCGACGCGTTTACCATACACAACAGTTTGTGGCAGGGTAAAAAAGTGAATTATCCCAATAAAAAAGACATGACGCTAGTCGTTTGA
- the LOC132933790 gene encoding patronin isoform X4 — translation MDRADGSRNFAGNPDICSQAKQRATIKWLLSKAYNNRIPENVIEPFYKDHDNQEHLKPPLVHSLANAELYCLALGNIYSDPNYHNLNHWGVIQALNKKGVTVNDPSVTETVLIQTTPLKLSAHMAIMEAVMTLYAKEVATPNRVMAAIQRLNHVPHRTTIVMPEDNEKAILLWVNRTVEALKHRISSSQTENSSVPDISPVNDFHEISDGAAIAALISFYCPDELPWQYITVSKAPTSTDCIKNFSVINDFCDHSLPFSIFHMRPQDVYYIRGSMKTNLIAFFADLFNVLEIHPAKCVSFNQGRNDLADAYPRNSHGVAHKRLLPQAISVIPDLRSNLDSHSTGFTGMAHNNSVKKVSNTITPQPPQDGKKTTRCNGEEQFVVHRNRSVLTLNSMLNPSNGDANNDVAAGKPTHWEDTRKQSYAGRRSRRNSFSEDSQLTVENFGGSQDNLHFLGRNPDKEPAIHVARKDSISKVTNSHSQENDSSGVHNLLQHSNTSPAMSRVSSDASNNSQGLQRMLYDSFDDVESVVQPPMPTLKRSLSYVDTTTQPVNPSSTTTWLQQSSSSAAHSDHGDDSESDGSVMSSQLLNIKLKLEEKRRQIENDKRKMESLMNRQRQQVGKAAFFQAVTRSKNSGRNLQSPDSNYSRMMFNDGNISPSSVKTAQQSFSFQDNGMESKWSDRMSQYTDDRKTPDLDHINTEDYNTLSKMHSNYQEIQADLQCLANQQNQMQHNSLQSEMMQHYPGIQSLQQVYQNTHSIHQPQNYLINRQQSNNCVMPNGQMIQHMDHNNTDNNQQWHSLMNHNQPPMPAFNNYNQPQHTQYQNQQGYVNQRPVSSNTLPNPNVYSPADNHYLPQDPYDQIMPPNKETQSQQFFLHNNQQQPQQQQQQQQQQQKFRKSWDISSSPQTHTFAQESQNIWNGSRTIPKSSQPSSLSGSPRQKSEFALLNRSGVKTSPSSPVPPPRRNSNHVVSHSQMPTPSIDDMQPQSISFIGNDANKSDLDLSESLNRIQITSGHRTYRLPSPTRTHMQINRNSFNDNNTSISNTSQDTSANTSDKGFYVSFEDEETPKRPKPPLRMKKIVSKERNLTQVLNNSVSLNNLDISPRHFNSSTIAKSKEFSTPVKSASESAVLQSSNSKINRSKISPSTGVELIIENQNPDPVAIDEMEKKKERILLLSLQRRQQQEEIKNKKEIEAQKRKEKEKEKEEMKLRKKEEEKQRRAVILEQYRIKKTIEEAEREGKTVDKELLNSLKINNNHTMGGPPRLRSKMQSGRPRPKTIHVDRSDTPDGTMTPSRGKKGSITNLARGSSCDQDSMLYRCGDTDSGLGRATPPRRAASPSGPGSLPVRRKFDDAASESGGSDYSGPRLYKQPVTKSNRGIILNAVEYCVFPGVVNRDAKKRVLEEINRSEARHFLVLFRDTGCQFRALYLYYPESEEVAKLYGTGPRIVTDRMFDRFFKYNSGGKCFSQVHTKHLTVTIDAFTIHNSLWQGKKVNYPNKKDMTLVV, via the exons gctAAGCAAAGAGCTACGATAAAATGGCTTCTTTCAAAGGCGTACAATAATAGAATTCCAGAAAATGTTATTGAGCCATTTTATAAAGACCATGAT aatCAAGAACATCTAAAACCACCTTTGGTCCATTCTTTAGCTAATGCTGAACTTTATTGTCTGGCATTAGGAAATATATATTCTGATCCAAATTATCACAATCTTAATCACTGGGGAGTTATCCAAGCTTTAAATAAAAAGGGTGTAACTGTGAATGATCCATCAGTAACAGAGActgttttaattcaaacaacACCTTTAAAACTT AGTGCTCACATGGCAATAATGGAAGCTGTTATGACATTGTATGCAAAAGAAGTAGCAACACCTAACCGTGTGATGGCTGCTATACAAAGACTGAATCATGTTCCTCATAGAACCACTATTGTAATGCCTGAGGATAACGAAAAAGCTATTTTATTATGGGTTAATCGTACTGTTGAGGCTTTAAAACATCGAATATCAAGTTCACAAACG GAGAATTCGTCTGTACCCGACATTTCCCCCGTGAATGATTTTCATGAAATCAGTGATGGTGCAGCTATAGCAGCGTTGATATCTTTTTATTGTCCTGATGAATTGCCTTGGCAGTATATTACTGTATCTAAAGCACCAACATCTACAGACTGTATAAAAAATTTCAGTGTTATAAATGATTTTTGCGATCACAGTCTACCTTTTAGCATATTTCACATGAGGCCAcaagatgtatattatataagagg gtctatgaaaacaaatttaatcgCATTTTTTGCTGATTTGTTCAATGTTTTGGAAATACATCCTGCTAAATGTGTCAGTTTCAATCAGGGTAGAAACGATTTGGCAGacg CATATCCGAGAAATAGCCACGGAGTAGCGCATAAACGTTTGTTACCTCAAGCAATTTCTGTTATACCGGATCTCCGCAGTAATTTGGATTCACATTCTACAGGGTTTACAG GCATGGCACATAACAATTCTGtgaaaaaagtttcaaataccATAACACCTCAACCGCCACAAGACGGAAAAAAGACTACCCG ATGTAACGGTGAAGAACAATTTGTCGTCCATCGTAATCGTTCTGTTCTCACTCTAAATTCAATGTTAAATCCCAGTAATGGTGATGCTAATAATGATGTAGCAGCAGGTAAACCAACACACTGGGAAGACACAAGAAAACAATCTTATGCTGGTCGACGTTCAAGAAGAAATTCATTTTCTGAAGATTCACAA ttaacgGTTGAAAATTTTGGTGGATCACAAGATAATTTACATTTCCTTGGTCGAAATCCAGACAAAGAACCGGCGATACACGTTGCACGAAAAGATAGCATCAGTAAAGTAACTAATTCTCATTCTCAAGAAAATGATAGTTCTGGTGTTCATAATCTATTACAACACTCCAATACTAGTCCTG CAATGTCGAGGGTTTCTAGTGATGCATCAAACAATAGCCAAGGACTTCAACGGATGTTGTATGATAGTTTTGACGATGTAGAATCTGTTGTCCAACCACCTATGCCTACGCTTAAACGGAGTTTGTCATATGTTGATACTACTACACAACCCGTGAATCCATCCAGTACAACTACATGGTTACAACAAAGTTCTTCATCTGCTGCTCACAGTGATCATG gAGATGATTCGGAGAGCGACGGTTCTGTTATGAGTTCACAATTgctcaatataaaattaaaattagaagaaAAAAGGCGACAGATTGAAAACGACAAACGCAAGATGGAATCTCTTATGAATCGACAAAGACAACAAGTAGGAAAAGCTGCATTCTTCCAAGCTGTGACAAgg AGTAAAAATAGTGGTAGAAATTTACAAAGCCCTGATTCAAACTATAGCAGAATGATGTTTAATGACGGTAATATTTCACCATCTTCTGTTAAAACTGCTCAGCAGTCTTTTTCATTTCAG GATAATGGGATGGAAAGTAAATGGTCTGATCGTATGAGTCAGTACACGGATGATCGCAAAACACCCGATTTAGATCACATAAATACAGAAGATTACAATACCCTATCCAa AATGCATTCGAATTATCAAGAAATTCAAGCAGACCTACAATGTTTAGCTAATCAACAAAACCAAATGCAACATAACAGTTTACAGTCAGAAATGATGCAGCATTATCCCGGTATCCAGTCATTGCAACAAGTTTATCAAAACACTCATTCCATTCACCAACCTCAAAATTACTTAATCAACCGCCAACAAAGTAATAACTGTGTAATGCCCAATGGACAAATGATTCAACACATGGATCATAACAACACTGATAATAATCAACAATGGCACAGTCTTATGAATCACAATCAACCACCCATGCCAGCgtttaacaattataatcaacCACAACATACACAATACCAAAATCAGCAAGGTTATGTTAATCAAAGACCAGTTTCGTCTAACACACTACCAAATCCCAATGTATACTCTCCAGCAGACAACCATTATTTGCCACAAGATCCATATGATCAAATAATGCCACCTAATAAAGAAACGCAATCCCAGCAGTTTTTCTTACACAACAACCAACAACAACctcaacagcaacagcaacagcaacagcaacaacaaaaATTCAGAAAAAGTTGGGACATTTCATCATCACCACAGACACATACATTTGCTCAAGAATCTCAAAACATTTGGAATGGCag tCGCACAATACCAAAGTCTTCACAACCATCGTCATTGAGTGGGTCGCCACGTCAAAAGTCTGAATTTGCTCTGTTAAATAGGTCTGGTGTTAAAACTAGTCCTTCATCACCAGTTCCTCCTCCTCGTCGTAATTCCAATCATGTTGTGAGCCACTCTCAAATGCCAACACCATCCATTGACGATATGCAACCTCAGAGCATTTCATTCATTG GCAATGATGCTAACAAGTCAGATCTTGATCTTTCCGAAAGCCTAAATAGAATTCAAATAACATCTGGACATAGAACGTACAGGTTACCATCTCCTACACGAACACATATGCAAATTAATCGAAATTCTTTCAACGACAATAATACCTCTATATCCAACACTAGTCAAGATACATCAGCAAACACATCGGATAAAGGTTTTTATGTCTCATTTGAAGATGAAGAAACACCTAAGCGACCCAAACCTCCATTgagaatgaaaaaaattgtatcaaaa GAAAGGAATTTGActcaagtattaaataattctgtGTCACTAAACAACTTGGATATTTCTCCCAGACATTTTAATTCTTCAACGATTGCCAAGTCAAAAGAATTTTCTACTCCAGTTAAATCTGCCTCTGAATCTGCAGTATTGCAGAGCTCAAATAGCAAAATTAATCGTTCCAAAATTTCACCTTCTACTGGAGTTGAGCTCATTATTGAAAACCAAAATCCAGACCCT gTGGCCATTGATGAGATGGAAAAGAAGAAAGAAAGAATTCTTTTATTGTCGTTACAGCGGAGACAGCAACAAGAagaaattaagaataaaaaagaaattgaagcacagaaaagaaaagaaaaagagaAGGAAAAAGAAGAAATGAAACTGCGTaagaaagaagaagaaaaacagAGAAGGGCCGtaatattagaacaatataggATTAAAAAGACTATTGAAGAAGCTGAAAGAGAA gggAAAACTGTTGATAAAGAACTTTTGAACTCATTGAAAATCAACAACAATCATACTATGGGTGGCCCTCCAAGGTTACGAAGTAAAATGCAGAGTGGACGGCCCCGACCAAAAACAATACATGTTGATCGAAGTGATACTCCGGATGGAACGATGACACCATCTCGAGGCAAAAAAGGTTCAATCACAAATCTTGCTA gaGGTTCGAGCTGCGACCAAGACAGCATGCTGTACCGGTGCGGCGATACGGATTCAGGGCTGGGACGTGCCACACCGCCAAGGAGAGCCGCATCGCCATCTGGCCCAGGGTCTCTACCCGTCCGTAGAAAGTTCGACGATGCCGCAAGCGAGAGCGGTGGTAGTGATTACAGCGGTCCCAG GCTCTACAAACAACCAGTGACCAAGTCCAACCGCGGTATCATATTGAACGCAGTCGAGTATTGCGTGTTCCCAGGCGTAGTCAACCGGGACGCCAAAAAGCGGGTACTCGAGGAGATCAACCGTTCCGAGGCCAGGCACTTTCTGGTACTGTTCCGAGACACGGGTTGCCAATTCCGCGCGTTATATCTGTACTACCCGGAGAGCGAGGAGGTGGCCAAACTCTACGGCACCGGTCCACGGATAGTCACCGATCGCATGTTTGATAGGTTTTTCAA GTACAATTCTGGCGGCAAGTGTTTTTCGCAAGTGCACACCAAACATCTGACTGTCACCATCGACGCGTTTACCATACACAACAGTTTGTGGCAGGGTAAAAAAGTGAATTATCCCAATAAAAAAGACATGACGCTAGTCGTTTGA